In Streptantibioticus cattleyicolor NRRL 8057 = DSM 46488, a genomic segment contains:
- a CDS encoding GbsR/MarR family transcriptional regulator — translation MAEQRDETAADRFVERFAAELTQAGMQRMSSRVFAALLASDSGMLTSAELGERLRISPAAVSGAVRYLAQVGLISREREPGSRRERYRVHPDQWYETFLRRDQMLTRWESTLWEGAEALGPGTPAGERIAETAEFFAFLQQEIAASMDRWREQRERGAAGQPAGWGTVSRQAAGSTVQVRRRTGPAGESSAR, via the coding sequence ATGGCGGAGCAGCGGGACGAAACGGCGGCGGACCGGTTCGTGGAGCGGTTCGCGGCCGAGCTGACCCAGGCGGGGATGCAGCGGATGTCCTCCCGGGTCTTCGCCGCGCTGCTGGCCAGCGACTCGGGCATGCTCACCTCCGCCGAGCTGGGCGAACGGCTGCGGATCAGCCCGGCCGCGGTCTCCGGCGCGGTCCGCTACCTCGCCCAGGTCGGCCTCATCAGCCGGGAACGCGAACCCGGCTCCCGGCGCGAGCGCTACCGGGTCCACCCCGACCAGTGGTACGAGACGTTCCTGCGCCGCGACCAGATGCTCACCCGCTGGGAGAGCACGCTGTGGGAGGGGGCCGAGGCGCTCGGGCCCGGCACCCCGGCCGGGGAACGGATCGCCGAGACCGCCGAGTTCTTCGCCTTCCTCCAGCAGGAGATCGCCGCCTCCATGGACCGCTGGCGGGAGCAGCGGGAACGCGGCGCCGCCGGTCAGCCCGCCGGGTGGGGCACCGTCAGCCGCCAGGCGGCCGGCTCCACGGTCCAGGTGCGGCGGCGCACCGGGCCGGCCGGGGAGTCGTCGGCCCGGTAG